DNA sequence from the Ctenopharyngodon idella isolate HZGC_01 chromosome 14, HZGC01, whole genome shotgun sequence genome:
ttaatttctttcttctgcacaaaagaagatattttgaagaacttggctaaccaaacagttgatactatggaaaaatactatggatgTCAATGGGGCCCAAAAACTGTTtagttaccgacattcttcaaaatatcttcttttgtgttcagcagaagaaagaaattgcagcctttgtgatttcACAATAGCACTATCCTATATTCagaattttaaatggttttaatatattgtgCAGGCTTAGAAAATGGTctaacaatgcagttcatggatTCTTGTCTGTGGAATGCACCACTTCCGGTATTTTGCCGGTTAATCAACACAGGTAAATTGCAATCgaggatttttttaaatcgtGCACTCAAATTTTATCAAGGAATCGTGGCAGCCCTAAGAAGATCCATCTTTTAGATGCAGTCTGCATGGattgataaaaatgtgaaaattattGTTAATTTGGCTTACCCTTGAGAATTGCTATCATTTTCTGTGGAGTGTGATTTGGTCCcaactctttttttctttcccctcTTTTGCATCCCAGAAACCGTGACTTCAGAGGGCACAGCGCCGCCTTCACTACTTTCTTCATGGTCAGTTGATAGACGCACTTTAAGCATACAAAATATACACAGACTTATAAAGACAGTTTGTTTACATTAAACTAATATCATGTCATATTTTTCCAAATGAGAAACAAATCAATGGAAAGTTACCAAATTTCACAAAACTAACCTGGCCTACAGTCTAGCTCAGACCGATCACTTTCTTTCCCATTCTTCCTATGTTGTAGTCTCTGGCAACTCTCCTCATTTGGGTTCAGTGTTTCTTTTGCCACCTTTTCCTTGCCTGTCTCACTGCGTTGGATTCGTTCCTCACTGGGTTCTGGTACATCCATCATACCCCACATCATGGGGCTCAGCACAGGAAGTCGTGGCCAAGAAGCACCAGTAGGAGTGAAGTGAGCTGTAGGCATAAACCCTTGCCTTATACCGGCCCATAGATGGTCCATTGATGGTGACTTCTGCTGGACTAGAGAATGTGACTGATGGAGTGAATTGCCAGGTAAAGAATAGTAGGGATGATTCAAGGCTTGAAtgttctgaatgtttttgtaatcCTTTGGAATATTGTTTTGGGGGGATCTGGAAATAAAAGGCTGTGAGCCAGTTAACCAAGTGGGTGGAAAGTAAGGATGATGGCCATTTGGGTTGCATCTTTCAGCATTTTGCTTGATGTCTTAAGAAAAAGGGCAGTGTTAACAGTTTCCTCAAAAACGCTGATGATATGATATAACAGAAACTTGCTAAGCACATTACCATTTGCTGTCTGAGTGTTTTTCATGGTGTGAGAAGTTTGAGATAGATTTGGAGAATTGGAGGACAGAGGGTGACCTCTAAAGTCAGACCTGTGAGCAGTCTTCATACCTTCGTCCTCCTCCATCTGCTGAATATAGTTCTTTAAGTGCTGATGTACCTGCTGGATACAAACATCACAATCAATACAAGTTTACACCTTTTAAACACATCACTTTCCCTTTAAAAAAGCACCTTGGACTTTTCAGCAGCTCTTATGTCTTTCAGTCTTTTCTGCCATTGTGGGAAGCTCTCTTCCAGATACTGTTCATACTGAACCTTTTGAAGAGCAAATGTGTAGGTtaattcaacaacaaaaaataatcatGAACATGCAATGCCAAAATGTAATgaaccattttgtttttaagaagaaaaaaaatgtagagcaggacttgattttgtcttttgtgaattgattggattgtggtCATTTGCTAATTGACATTTCATGTGATTGGCAGGTTGCTGGAGCGGAGGGATTGTAGGCCCACTCTCACACCAGTGCACacttcatcagagaagagatgacaTTGCAAGGACATTTTCCGTCAATACAGGTGTATTCTTCAACACTGTAAATTATGGAAGGGGGCAGGGAAGTCCTGCGTGGTTGCTTACCCGTATATTGTTCATGGCTTCGGTGCGGGCCAACATGTCATTGAGTGTGTCTTGTGCCCTCTGAAAGTCCTGCAGTAGCTTTTGGTTATGGATCTGAGCCCTGCGCTCCTGCTCACTGATTTCCAACCAGCGGCCCTGCAGCCAGGCAGCCCTGTTGCTATAtcacaacaaaaaacatgatgAACTCATTCATAGACGATAAACAAAACGAATGCAAGCATCTAAATCAAGATGAAAAATGAAGTCAAATTCTTCTTGATAACCTGAAAAATCTAGTTTATCCAGTAGAATCTTACTGATTTTTATATAGAATTCTTGATTCCATTGGTTCCAAAATGATAGgctttaggattttttttttttttttgtaaacatttcattacataGCAGCACAATGCCATAGACAACACATTCCATTTATTCGAAAATTCTGaattcaataaatatttatgttagGATGTTCGGTGAATGGATAGGTTTCTTACAGGCGATGATTTCGCTGTTGTGATTGAAAATCACTCTGAAGCTGCATCCTTCTTCGCTGACTACAGAGATTGGATATTAGAGATACAGATAAACATTCAGAAAAAGTTAGTAATGTTAAACAGACTACAGAATGATTTAAAAGCAGTTCATTGTCTTGTTGTTTCGAACCTCTATGGCTTACTTTCTTCAGAGGAAAACAAAAGGAGATGTGATaagcattcattcattttcattgcatCTTTTTACCATAAAACGAGTCTACATAACATCCTACAGGTAATGTTAATTGTTTcataattttaaagtaaatgactgatgacagaattgtcagtTTTGGGTTAACTATAACTGTAGTATTTCGATTTTTTACTACACTTGTTGACAGACAATAGCGCCCTCTCCTGGATTTAACGATACGGCAGACCACTAACACAAGGAAATAAGAATTCAATCACTTATTAGAATTTAACTCACAATATCATGGCAAACGTGCACCACACAACACTTAACACAAACTAAACTATTCTATATAGAGAACTTGAGTAAATATAACTCCGAGACAGGTAGAAACAGATCTGGGGCAGGGACGAAACGaacaaaataaagtcacacGATCACACGAGGGGTCACTCACTTGTGTTGTATATTCTCGTACACTTTCCTTTGATAATTGTCATGCCGCTCCTCCTCACCCTTTGTAAATGATGTCATGTTAAACTCGCTCTGAATGGCAATCTGCTCAACAACCAGCAGTGCGGATTATCAGATTAGGGATTATTCTTTGCGAAAGGGGGTCGGAAAGGAAAGGGGTGGTCAAAGGAAAACCGTGTCTGtctatagcctatattaaacGTGATTTAAACGTGATTTTTATtgtgttaaaaatgtaacagtgaatgtaaaattaataacttgaaaatttaaactttaatttattttatttgccaggattaggccttatttcaattagggtaaagttgcttttataaacataccctagaaaaaaacattactgatgtgtatctttagacaaaacaatggcactgacaaattttaagacatgtcagtgcaagttgctttcagttaaaacagctcattttagtctaggactagcttaaagggttagttcacccaaaaattaaaataatgtcatttagtactcatcctcatgccgttccacacccgtaagaccttcgttaatcttcgggacacaaattgagatatttttgttgaaatccgatggctccataAGGCCTGcataggcagcaatgacattttctctctcaagatccataaatatactaaaaacatatttaaatcagttcatgtgagtacagtggttcaatattaattataaagcgacgagaatatttttggtgcgccaaaaaaaaaaaaaaaaacaacttatatagtgatggccgatttcaaaacactgcttcacgaagcttcggagcataatgaatcagcatatcgaatcagtggttcggagcgccaaagtcacgtgatttcagcagtttggcggtttgacacgcgatccgaaccactgattcgacatgctgattcataacgctccgaagcttcctgacgcagtgttttgaaatcggccatcactatataagtcgttattttgtttttttttggcgcaccaaaaatattctcgtcgctttataatattattgaaccactgtactcacatgaactgatttaaatatgtttttagtacattaatggatcttgagagaggaaatgtcattgctggctatgcaggcctcactgagccatcggatttcaacaaaaatatcttaatttgtgttcctaagattAACGGCTGTGGAACGGcgtgaaggtgagtaataaatgacagaattgtaatttttgggtgaactaaccctttaaaccttgtctgtgaaaccaggggattgtaattaaaagtttttttttttgtttttttgtttttttttttgcagaaagattttctgtgatgggtaggtttaaccGGGTAGGTTTATAActatctgtatatatatatatatatatatatatatatatataaaaacaatagaagtctaGGCAATGTCCCCATTCTTAAgctaattgtgtgtgtgtgtgtgtgtgtgtgtgtgtgtgtgtgtgtgtgtgtgtgtgtgtgtgtgtgtgtgtgtgagtgagagagagagagttgtaCAACCCCCTTATTTCTAAGTGGAACTGTTGTAGAGTGCCGTTTACGTCAGAGGGACCGTTTCAGCTGCAACACAGACCTGTCATGTGCCGAATGTTGTTAGCCTTCAGTAGCAGTTCATTGTGCGAGAGACAGCAACCAGCAGAGAGAGTATTTCTTGTCGAAACGATATTCTGAATGGAATGACAGGTCGGTATCAAtttatataagtatataaagTCGTATGAGTGTTTTATAGTTTCTAGTTTTCTAGTTTCGATATCTGTTGACAATGTTACTGGAACATTCAAAGTAATGTGTTAGAGTTAGCAGTGTCCTATTCATAACTACTTCCAAAAGCTTCCTATTTGTTGCAGCTTCTATAATGTCCTTTAGCCAAAATACTTTTTAAGGATTTTAATGTCTCTCTCAATTGgccatttttctgtttttgtgatCAGATTCGAGCAAACGAGAATCGAGTGGCTTTACAGGTAAAAAAGCAAACAGGTTGAGCAGGTAGTGTCTCACGCAGCGGATGATTTAAAGCTGAAAACATGGCTAGGTTCATGAGTAGAGTATGGTGTAAGGTGGAGTCAACCGGTCGCCATCTGCCAATCTTTCTGAACGCTTTTCTGGTGTTCTCCATCACTGCTGAGGTCAGCTATCTGGTGCTGGTGGAAGCTCCTTTTGAGCCAGCAGAGAAGAAGACCGAGTGGTCCACCATATGGAAAACTATGCATCTCTTCGCTCAGTACTTCATGCTGGGAAATATAACCTGGAATGCTTCATTGTTCGTGAAAACTAACCCAAGTATCCGTGGAGTGTTTCTTGGAGGAGATGCATTGGGTCAAGGGTGGAGGTAattggtttgttttttgttttatttaatacttttgTGGTATTCACCAATTCAGTCAAAAGTCCGTAAACAATTAAGTGATATTTTCCTCTTCTATGACAGGTACTGCTACAGCTGCGAGACACACACTCCTCCACGATGCTCGCACTGCCACGATTGCAACGTGTGTGTGCTGCGCCGTGATCACCACTGTGTGTTTTTTGGCCAGTGTGTCGGCTTCCGTAATTACCGGTATTTCCTGACCTGTTTGTTCTTCATGTGGGCAGGGCTGCTCTATGCAGTAGTCATGAATGCCGAGGTCTTCATTGTCATCCTAAAAGAGGGTGTCACTTTTCACAGTGTCATGCTTTTGCTCATGCCCTGGATAATGCTCGTCTCTGGTGAGTATGAGGTTTCTAATGAGTGTCTGCTATTACTATGAGAAATCCATAATGCCACAAGAAATCAATTTTTCCTCTGTCTTTTGAAACGAGAGTTGAGTGTGCTGTGGAAATGTTTATCCATCCAATGTTTATCCAATATTATACATGTTAATCTTGTCGGATGATATTTGCagtcctcatttgtaagttgctttggataaaagaatctgctaaatgaatatataacatAGATGAGGacatcttaaaaatgtaaaaattaggCCCACTTAATAGTCTTGGAAAGCATTAGTTACAccaccattcagaagtttgggatctgtaggatttttattttttaatgtttgaaagaaattaatacttttattcagcaatgatgcgACAGGTTGATCAAggctgtaaagacatttataaagttataaaataatttatgttctttttattcatcaaagaatcctgataaTGTAATgtatcattgtttccacaaaaatattaagcagcacaactgaattcaacattgaaaatgataatatgaaatgtttcttgagcaccaaatccatacattagaatgatttatgaaggatcatgtgacactgaagactgcagtaatgatgctgaaaattcaactttgccatcacaggaataaattacattttaaaatgtattaaatggagaacagttattttaaatgtttcacaatattactgattttactgaatttttgatgaaataaatgcagctttggtgagcataaatacttaaactcaaaattaaagacagtataaaagaatttaaagcctattaaaaaaacttttgaatgttagtatatgtacagcaaaaaaaagggggggaagTCATAATGTATTTGTGCATAAAATGATGCATTAATGTATTATATGACACCTTTTAAATTGTCACAAAAATACCATAAACATCCGTTTTTCTCCACTCACAGGACAGGTGACGGCACGGGCGTTTGCTTTTGCATTCATTGCTGACACTTGTGTAGTGGGCTTCCTACTGGTTGCTGCCTTCCTCTTCTTTCACGTGGTTCTGATGCTGAGGGGACAGACCACACGTGAGTGGTACTCCACACGGAAGCCTTACAGCCTGGGAGTGCTGGGCAACATCAGGGAATGCCTGGGCAAGTACTGGTACATCTGCTGGCTCTGTCCATTGATACCTTCCCCGCTGCCGGGAGACGGCATAAACTTCAAGTTGACTGGTCCACTAGAGCCCAAGAAGTAGGGTGTGCACTGATAGGTATTTTCTCATTGCAATTTCAATACAGCTGATCCAGAATGGCATGTTGTTGAACCTGCAGCAGCGGTTGCATGCTGTGCTCACACCAAACAATTAGCAGCTCTCTTTTTATCTGAAAAACCAGCAAGAAATGCagattttttaattcattttacaatTGTTTTTCTTCATTGCGGCAGTCTTATTGGTTTTAATTGGTGTTAATTTGGTGGATGTCAAGcatgtaattttaaatattttataatgcgTTTTGTTTTTGGTTCTATTGTGCAATCGTTGCTTTTGTAAAgcaaactttttttgaaaaggGAATTATTTGAATATCTGATTggtttgctcttttttttttttttttactgtcattGATGTGCCAAACAATCTGTCCAAACAAATGtgaattagtgttgtcaaaagtaccggctGCGATACCGggagtactgaaattttaaaaatatgatgctttgagcactgttgagtggattcgtaaacacctctgattggctttTGTGTTCACgtactcatcagatatgtctgtgattggctacaatgatcaatgcttcaaaaacatgttgtaaatagacatcagtgACGCTCAATAGACTCTCTTCACTGAGTGCTTGtgcagatacacatgggagcatttgaaagcaggcgtctatcagcggctcctgctttcaaaacgctttcaaattcaaacactcccgtgcgttgatcattgtagccaatcgcagacatatctgatgagcgtgtaaacacaaaggccaatcagaggtgtttacgaatctgctcaacagcgctcaaagcatcatgTTTTTAAAACTTCAGTACCGACTTGATATCGCGGTCGGTACTTTTCACAACACTAATGTGAATGTGCTGTATGCCaagctgtcttttttttttttttttgtcctgaaTTAtacaacaaatgtaattttgtttgtATGGCACTGAATATTGTTTACCTTtagtttaatgtttatatttgttttttgttttttttaatcaataccAAGGCCTGAGTTATCTTTCCATAAAATAAATACCTTTtgggttttttatttattaatttattttattaattaattttagatATATCTTAAGTGTCCAAAGCAATCCTGcttcaaccctgttaccaacATTATTGttagaaaacaaatatatttcctataaaaaaattaactacaAACCATAATTTCATCCCAAACTAGCAAGCCCCTGCTGGGTGACAGAGTGCCAAATTTAGCCAAACTATATACCAGTTTCTGGCCCTATTTTGTACTCTATTCGTAGAAAATAGCCCAAATACTTTTTGAGGCCAGTATATCTAGTCTACAAACACTCAAGAGAGACGATTTACCTTAGCTGGATAACGGTGTTGTTCTTATAGTTCACCCTGCATGAGAGCGCAGTTGTGAGTCTGGGAAACACCCTCGGTGACGGAGTCGAGCTCTGTGTggagggaggagagagagagagaaagagggacaCAGATGGAGATGGAGGTGGATGTGATAAGAATGCTTATAAGCTGAGACAATATGTGAAAacatctgaatttttttttcttgtttaacgACAGTTTAAAATCTTTTCGTTGTTCCGTTACATTACTAAAGATCCGAAAGAGGGCAAATATCGGTAAGTGAAAGATGACCGTGTGTCTTTATTGAAGCGGTAGGATGCTAAGGCGACAGACGTATGGCTGAATTTAAGCAAGCTAGCCCGCCGTATGTTGAAAAGAAAGGCCAATATAGGTGGTGTGAATGAAAGAAGAGGGCTTCTCTCTTGGGTGGACATGTTTTGAGAGGTGTGGTGGAGGGATGAAGGCGGTGTTGGTATCGAGACGGCAGCGGCTCTTCTATCGGCTCTTCATATGTGCTGTCGGGCTCATCGCCATCACCTGCTTCGCTCAAATTCTTCATGTAACAGGTGCGTTTATTCATTAACAAATCTTTCCGCTGCtaataattacatattttttgttaaatgtttagtttttacGTGTTTGCCGTGGTGCATGCTGTGTGTTGCAGTACAACtgagtatttttcattgtcgtGGAGATGTGTATTCATGGTTCATTAACTAGTTTCTGtcataatgtatttctgtgatgcagtGTGGCTTTGAATCAACCATATATGCAGCTATAATGGTCAAATCCAATAATTAGACCAACTGGGAATAAGGAACAGGGTGAGGATTGTGGGACTGTCATAATCCAccctaaattaaaaacaaaatgttcgAGAGGTTCTCAGAAATATGTAGACCTATTATCTTTGACATACAGGTAGGCCTATAGCCTATATACGGTTCCAAACACAAAAAGTTAATCAGATGCCTGCGATCAGAAgtcttaaaaaattaaaaagtcaaaactcATTAAATAGTTTACACACTTGAGAACAGAATAAGGATTACTCAATTTCTTCATCCAGTTCATTTCGAAGCATCGTGAGATGTCACATTAAAACCCCAAAAGGAGTTGCGGAGGAGGAGAGCGGCAGGGACTAACTGAACTGCAGGGGTGGCGGACCATGGCAGGCGCATAATTGCCTTTCTCTAAAGGGCATCACTGTGACAGCTGCTTCAGCCTGACATATTTCGCAGTGACCTGTCCGGAATCTCTTGAGCATTGTTACCTGGACATCACACCTATGTATTGGGTCTTCACTATTACTCATCTTCAGAGGCTGAAGGATTGAATCAGCAGGGGTTTAGAAATTCTTCAGACATCAGAGAAGATCAGTCCAGGGTCCATTTAATCAATTTTTAGAGGTACAAACTTTCCGTTGTAATTTAGGTGCTTATATAGAGCacctaaattatattttttgacaATTAAATGAATATGACGTAATATAATGGTATAGGAACCATATGTTTACATACGTATTAAAGGGATAATCCACCcccaaatgaaaattgtcatcatttactcaccctcttgtcgtttcaaacctgaaacacaaagttattttgaaaaatatgtcactattttattttattttatttatttatgcaatttttattATTCACACAATGacagtcagtggggtccaacattgctttctattgggTACCATAGAATAAAGTAAgtcaggtttgaaatgacatgagagtgagtaaatgttgacacaattttctttttttgggtgatctaactATTAGTTGATGCATAACATGTCCATGTGCTTTAACTGgtcataatttctttttatttttgaccATTTTTAATCGCCTTTTTGCCTTAATTAGTTACTGTGGTCTGACAAAAGtgcttcaaaatatttttttaaaaagtactcAATATGAGCTGATAAAAGCTGgatatacagtactgtgtaAAATTCTTAGGCCacctttaaatgttgttttagcaatggtataatgaccatatataattatttctcagtctctttattagaatataaccagaaaatacaggaaatttgtatgcagaattaaacaacagaaaaaatctgaaaaaaaaaaaaagacttctataggctaaagtggcaagtatttgGTTTGGTGACCTCCCTTTACACTTAAGCAATAGCAGGAActggctctcttaaacctaaagGAATGGGAAAAGACTGGAaagccaagaaaactttcaaaatctgaagacaagtttctcagattttcttctttgagaaactatgtccaggaggtcacactaaatgctgatttttgcttaaagaagccattttctgatttttttttttttccttcacattgtgtgtacatatttcctgtatttactgtttgtatcataataaagacaaaaaaataaatatggatggtcattaaaacattgctaaaacaacaaagctggtggtggcctaagactttttctCAGCACTGTATATCATAAATGTTTGAGAGAAAATTGTCTATTATTGAGAATAGCATGTTACACCTCGGGATATGTCAGCTTCCTAATGAGTTCTGCCAGAGGCGACATTTTGACAATCTGTCGAAAAGCACAAACTGATGCTGACATAAATGGGATGGGACGGGATGGGGTGGAAGTATAATGTGACCTGCTTCTGTGTCGTCATTCTTCTGTGTTGCTTATAATTTGATCTTTTCATAGTGCCTTTAACTTTTCCAGCTTTGTCTGTGTGAGTAATGAGTTCCTCTGGGAGGCTGAGTCTGAATGTTAAGCAGCTCCGAAAAAGTGCCATTGGAATCTACAGCTGAATAAAAgagtgtgaatttttttttttttttttttttttagtaactgAAGCTTCACTTTAATAATGGACTGTAACATTACCATGTCAAGCACAATGCATGTTTAGACGTGAATCTATAgacatgtcaaaaaaaaaaacagaaaccatATAGCCTATTATAGATGAATTAGGCATCTTAGCAAATGACAATTGAATTCTATAATTGGTCATGACcttaaaataagttaaactCAGTCATTCAGTAAACTCatcattggaaaaaaaaaatcattaaaaagtaattttcaaaTATACAGGTTGCTGTTATGTGTGAATCATGCTCTCTTGAATTTTATCCATCACTACTGTGCCTTTGTGTTAATATTGTCTGGTCTACATATTCTAATATACAGGCATTCAGCCTATTGCAGTTATATTTGGAACTGATTAGTTTGCATATGCAAATGAGAACTATCTTTGTCATTTGGTTCTTGGGTAAACCACACCCTCTCTGGGATCAAATCCAGTTCCACACCACTCATTAATCACTGCTTTTGGATCAGGTTTCCATGGAAACTTGAGAGAACGGGAGGAAGCATTCTGATTGCCTCAATCTTTTGCCTATTTTTAAATAAGCTGAAGTTTGATACAGCGTGTCCAaaagcctgaaaaaaaaatgtattcaattaGAAAAGAATGCAAAATAGAAGCATTTTTACTTGACTTTTGCACTCTGCTCTGCATCTTTGGTGTAACTAAAGAACTGTggttttacagtatatatatatatatatatatatatatatatatatatatatatatataaaatatatatatatatatattgtcttgAGAAGCTACATTTGTGCCATTGCAAtggcttttattaaaaaaaataaaataaaaataaaaatgtataagtaGAAAATGTTAAAGGTATACATGTTATGCATTTTTACAGCCCATTCCAAAGAGGATTCAGACCTGACCTGGGCCCGGCGTAGACTAGCCCAGCAAATCATCGAGGAGAACCAGACATCAAACACACCCAGAGCTGGTGAGTGAAAGCAAGTGCAGCtcgccctctctctctctctttattcgCTTGTCTTTCTGTATCACATCCTTCCATATCTTGCTATCTTTCCCCCTGCCTCTTCATTCTGTGAAGTGATGCAGACAGGTGCCCTCTTCATAGTCAAGCCCCCTTTGAGGCTTGTGTTACTAAGCAACGGAATCCCTAATTTCAGAACAGAGGATAGTCTGTTTTAAGCATTCAAAGTGTGCCACTTTAGATATATTAGTCATATGCCCTTTTTTCTTCAATCGACTCCTCAAATGACTCATCGACAGaggtgttttctttttttctttctttcctttttttcatCTCCCATTCTCCAAATCACTCACTTTTTGATATGTTGATCTCACCTTTGGAAATGAAAGATTGTGAGTGTTTTTTCAccaaataaatgttcagtgtcTCAGGTATTAAAGCTTGTGACAGTTCTGATGTCCCACAACCCTTAATGGATCCAAGCACGGGGTTCCACCTTGCGGACTTTTATGCTTG
Encoded proteins:
- the LOC127494263 gene encoding protein starmaker isoform X2, translating into MQLQSDFQSQQRNHRLNRAAWLQGRWLEISEQERRAQIHNQKLLQDFQRAQDTLNDMLARTEAMNNIRVQYEQYLEESFPQWQKRLKDIRAAEKSKVHQHLKNYIQQMEEDEGMKTAHRSDFRGHPLSSNSPNLSQTSHTMKNTQTANDIKQNAERCNPNGHHPYFPPTWLTGSQPFISRSPQNNIPKDYKNIQNIQALNHPYYSLPGNSLHQSHSLVQQKSPSMDHLWAGIRQGFMPTAHFTPTGASWPRLPVLSPMMWGMMDVPEPSEERIQRSETGKEKVAKETLNPNEESCQRLQHRKNGKESDRSELDCRPVRLSTDHEESSEGGAVPSEVTVSGMQKRGKKKRVGTKSHSTENDSNSQGSSTMSQDALDSHSDTKISKILKKTSKKYSSKESIITKKNVGAVMQYEEEDEQEESRSQEILPSSVSSEKKDGSEGLNIREEEDFEGNDDIHVAEEKICDREVEDEEEDEEGTGGEEEAGLVDEALGDDEEGSEKVMGKLDGIEPSDREEPEGEGDVPEDIPDSEDGGETTEEEERENSFQDEKETRKTQENVEDDKKVNTSDRDIHKSLEELYADETEDEEVCNQETEDDEDEVVVEKAYPWSRDPFEDHTKCPDDEDDDIEGLLNPVNSQTQKEDDMEETDQSNDQHSKEENQPQKNHPAATDESVESDDEFDHFYD
- the LOC127494263 gene encoding protein starmaker isoform X1 — translated: MQLQSDFQSQQRNHRLNRAAWLQGRWLEISEQERRAQIHNQKLLQDFQRAQDTLNDMLARTEAMNNIRVQYEQYLEESFPQWQKRLKDIRAAEKSKQVHQHLKNYIQQMEEDEGMKTAHRSDFRGHPLSSNSPNLSQTSHTMKNTQTANDIKQNAERCNPNGHHPYFPPTWLTGSQPFISRSPQNNIPKDYKNIQNIQALNHPYYSLPGNSLHQSHSLVQQKSPSMDHLWAGIRQGFMPTAHFTPTGASWPRLPVLSPMMWGMMDVPEPSEERIQRSETGKEKVAKETLNPNEESCQRLQHRKNGKESDRSELDCRPVRLSTDHEESSEGGAVPSEVTVSGMQKRGKKKRVGTKSHSTENDSNSQGSSTMSQDALDSHSDTKISKILKKTSKKYSSKESIITKKNVGAVMQYEEEDEQEESRSQEILPSSVSSEKKDGSEGLNIREEEDFEGNDDIHVAEEKICDREVEDEEEDEEGTGGEEEAGLVDEALGDDEEGSEKVMGKLDGIEPSDREEPEGEGDVPEDIPDSEDGGETTEEEERENSFQDEKETRKTQENVEDDKKVNTSDRDIHKSLEELYADETEDEEVCNQETEDDEDEVVVEKAYPWSRDPFEDHTKCPDDEDDDIEGLLNPVNSQTQKEDDMEETDQSNDQHSKEENQPQKNHPAATDESVESDDEFDHFYD
- the zdhhc24 gene encoding probable palmitoyltransferase ZDHHC24; protein product: MARFMSRVWCKVESTGRHLPIFLNAFLVFSITAEVSYLVLVEAPFEPAEKKTEWSTIWKTMHLFAQYFMLGNITWNASLFVKTNPSIRGVFLGGDALGQGWRYCYSCETHTPPRCSHCHDCNVCVLRRDHHCVFFGQCVGFRNYRYFLTCLFFMWAGLLYAVVMNAEVFIVILKEGVTFHSVMLLLMPWIMLVSGQVTARAFAFAFIADTCVVGFLLVAAFLFFHVVLMLRGQTTREWYSTRKPYSLGVLGNIRECLGKYWYICWLCPLIPSPLPGDGINFKLTGPLEPKK